Proteins from one Erpetoichthys calabaricus chromosome 11, fErpCal1.3, whole genome shotgun sequence genomic window:
- the LOC114660822 gene encoding cysteine-rich and transmembrane domain-containing protein 1-like translates to MNYENPPPYTGPGPTAPGYAPYPQQPNVPYPGPNPAYPNYPVGTAGPYPPPGQPPYQGYPQYGWPNAPPPGPAYVEAPKNTVYVVEERRRDDSGETACLTACWTALCCCCLWDMLT, encoded by the exons ATGAATTACGAAAACCCTCCTCCTTATACTGGACCAGGACCAACTGCACCTGGATATGCACCTTACCCACAGCAACCGAATGTTCCTTATCCTGGACCGAATCCTGCCTACCCCAATTACCCTGTAGGTACTGCTGGGCCCTACCCACCTCCAGGGCAGCCTCCTTACCAAGGATACCCACAGTATGGTTGGCCGAATGCTCCTCCTCCTGGCCCAGCATATGTAGAAGCACCTAAAAACACGG tttatgtagtggaagaaagaAGACGGGATGACTCTGGAGAGACCGCCTGCCTGACTGCTTGCTGGACGGCcctgtgctgctgctgcctctgGGACATGCTCACCTAG